The following coding sequences lie in one Phyllopteryx taeniolatus isolate TA_2022b chromosome 4, UOR_Ptae_1.2, whole genome shotgun sequence genomic window:
- the smap1 gene encoding stromal membrane-associated protein 1 isoform X2 → MTTRSEREKAEKLNEQHQAILSKMLREEDNKYCADCEAKGPRWASWNLGVFICIRCAGLHRKLGVHISRVKSVNLDQWTSDQIQRIQDIGNTKARQLYEANLPKNFRRPQTDQAVDLFIRDKYEKKKYYSNNVTNGGSPKDCTKKEKETERGSKVSSYTKNDESRPVPKISPVKSSEPAVNLLGLDAPAAAPSNNGITSTSQNNNDLDIFGPMVSNPLPSSTSTAQFPQVSSSSVAGTPTQPPAAVVGGAGSGQGNLDLFNDSSSTTKTEDNAKKPLSKDSILSLYGTNMSPQAPAAGMFMGPSQMQFPVQTSAGYQAFPGVGTAVPPTTVMGAMMAQSGAAMMGPSPGMMVGMTMPNGFMGNAPASGVMGMAPRMMAPHGGVMPAGMVPAQGMYAIQPGQQAQWNMAQVSHQMSGLHLNGAARHMAFTQPPTAIGGWAAPGSGQTMSTQLWK, encoded by the exons ATGACGACTCGctcagagagagagaaggcCGAGAAACTGAACGAGCAGCACCAGGCCATCCTGTCCAAAATGCTCAGAGAGGAAGACAACAAGTATTGTGCCGACTGCGAGGCGAAAG GTCCCAGATGGGCGTCTTGGAACCTGGGAGTATTTATCTGCATTCGGTGTGCGGGCCTCCACAGGAAGCTCGGTGTCCACATATCCCGAGTGAAGTCAGTCAACTTGGACCAATGGACCTCAGATCAAATCCAG CGTATACAGGATATAGGAAACACCAAGGCCAGGCAGCTGTATGAGGCCAACCTTCCAAAAAACTTCAGACGACCTCAAACAGACCA AGCAGTTGACTTATTCATCAGGGATAAATATGAGAAGAAGAAATACTACAGCAACAATGTGACCAACGGAGGCAGT cCTAAAGATTGTACCAAGAAAGAGAAGGAGACAGAGCGAGGGAGCAAGGTGTCATCTTACACCAAG AATGACGAGTCAAGGCCAGTCCCTAAAATCAGCCCAGTTAAGTCATCAGAACCTGCGGTGAACCTACTAGGACTTG ACGCACCGGCAGCTGCACCAAGCAACAATGGGATCACGAGCACAAGCCAGAACAATAATGACCTGGACATATTTGGTCCTATGGTATCCAACCCCCTACCCTCATCCACATCAACTGCTCAGTTTCCTCAG GTGAGCTCCAGCAGCGTGGCAGGCACGCCCACACAACCCCCAGCAGCAGTAGTGGGTGGAGCCGGGTCAGGACAGGGCAACCTTGACCTGTTCAATGACAGCAGCAGCACAACTAAGACAGAAGATAACGCAAAGAAGCCATTGTCCAAGGACTCCATCTTGTCACTCTATGGAACCAACATGTCACCACAGGCTCCGGCTG ctGGCATGTTCATGGGGCCCTCTCAGATGCAGTTTCCTGTCCAGACCTCTGCTGGTTATCAGGCTTTCCCTGGCGTAGGGACCGCCGTGCCGCCTACGACCGTCATGGGTGCCATGATGGCACAGAGTGGAGCAGCCATGATGGGGCCAAGTCCAGGAATGATGGTTGGGATGACCATGCCCAATGGCTTCATGGGAAATGCCCCTGCTAGCGGCGTGATGGGCATGGCCCCCAGAATGATGGCGCCACATGGCGGTGTGATGCCTGCAGGCATGGTGCCTGCCCAGGGCATGTATGCCATCCAGCCTGGGCAACAAGCTCAGTGGAACATGGCTCAG GTGAGCCATCAGATGTCAGGGTTGCATCTGAACGGTGCAGCCAGACACATGGCCTTCACTCAGCCTCCAACTGCTATTGGTGGCTGGGCCGCACCCGGATCCGGTCAAACTATGAGCACACAACTTTGGAAGTGA
- the smap1 gene encoding stromal membrane-associated protein 1 isoform X1, with amino-acid sequence MTTRSEREKAEKLNEQHQAILSKMLREEDNKYCADCEAKGPRWASWNLGVFICIRCAGLHRKLGVHISRVKSVNLDQWTSDQIQRIQDIGNTKARQLYEANLPKNFRRPQTDQAVDLFIRDKYEKKKYYSNNVTNGGSPKDCTKKEKETERGSKVSSYTKKNDESRPVPKISPVKSSEPAVNLLGLDAPAAAPSNNGITSTSQNNNDLDIFGPMVSNPLPSSTSTAQFPQVSSSSVAGTPTQPPAAVVGGAGSGQGNLDLFNDSSSTTKTEDNAKKPLSKDSILSLYGTNMSPQAPAAGMFMGPSQMQFPVQTSAGYQAFPGVGTAVPPTTVMGAMMAQSGAAMMGPSPGMMVGMTMPNGFMGNAPASGVMGMAPRMMAPHGGVMPAGMVPAQGMYAIQPGQQAQWNMAQVSHQMSGLHLNGAARHMAFTQPPTAIGGWAAPGSGQTMSTQLWK; translated from the exons ATGACGACTCGctcagagagagagaaggcCGAGAAACTGAACGAGCAGCACCAGGCCATCCTGTCCAAAATGCTCAGAGAGGAAGACAACAAGTATTGTGCCGACTGCGAGGCGAAAG GTCCCAGATGGGCGTCTTGGAACCTGGGAGTATTTATCTGCATTCGGTGTGCGGGCCTCCACAGGAAGCTCGGTGTCCACATATCCCGAGTGAAGTCAGTCAACTTGGACCAATGGACCTCAGATCAAATCCAG CGTATACAGGATATAGGAAACACCAAGGCCAGGCAGCTGTATGAGGCCAACCTTCCAAAAAACTTCAGACGACCTCAAACAGACCA AGCAGTTGACTTATTCATCAGGGATAAATATGAGAAGAAGAAATACTACAGCAACAATGTGACCAACGGAGGCAGT cCTAAAGATTGTACCAAGAAAGAGAAGGAGACAGAGCGAGGGAGCAAGGTGTCATCTTACACCAAG AAGAATGACGAGTCAAGGCCAGTCCCTAAAATCAGCCCAGTTAAGTCATCAGAACCTGCGGTGAACCTACTAGGACTTG ACGCACCGGCAGCTGCACCAAGCAACAATGGGATCACGAGCACAAGCCAGAACAATAATGACCTGGACATATTTGGTCCTATGGTATCCAACCCCCTACCCTCATCCACATCAACTGCTCAGTTTCCTCAG GTGAGCTCCAGCAGCGTGGCAGGCACGCCCACACAACCCCCAGCAGCAGTAGTGGGTGGAGCCGGGTCAGGACAGGGCAACCTTGACCTGTTCAATGACAGCAGCAGCACAACTAAGACAGAAGATAACGCAAAGAAGCCATTGTCCAAGGACTCCATCTTGTCACTCTATGGAACCAACATGTCACCACAGGCTCCGGCTG ctGGCATGTTCATGGGGCCCTCTCAGATGCAGTTTCCTGTCCAGACCTCTGCTGGTTATCAGGCTTTCCCTGGCGTAGGGACCGCCGTGCCGCCTACGACCGTCATGGGTGCCATGATGGCACAGAGTGGAGCAGCCATGATGGGGCCAAGTCCAGGAATGATGGTTGGGATGACCATGCCCAATGGCTTCATGGGAAATGCCCCTGCTAGCGGCGTGATGGGCATGGCCCCCAGAATGATGGCGCCACATGGCGGTGTGATGCCTGCAGGCATGGTGCCTGCCCAGGGCATGTATGCCATCCAGCCTGGGCAACAAGCTCAGTGGAACATGGCTCAG GTGAGCCATCAGATGTCAGGGTTGCATCTGAACGGTGCAGCCAGACACATGGCCTTCACTCAGCCTCCAACTGCTATTGGTGGCTGGGCCGCACCCGGATCCGGTCAAACTATGAGCACACAACTTTGGAAGTGA
- the smap1 gene encoding stromal membrane-associated protein 1 isoform X3, whose translation MTTRSEREKAEKLNEQHQAILSKMLREEDNKYCADCEAKGPRWASWNLGVFICIRCAGLHRKLGVHISRVKSVNLDQWTSDQIQRIQDIGNTKARQLYEANLPKNFRRPQTDQAVDLFIRDKYEKKKYYSNNVTNGGSPKDCTKKEKETERGSKVSSYTKKNDESRPVPKISPVKSSEPAVNLLGLDAPAAAPSNNGITSTSQNNNDLDIFGPMVSNPLPSSTSTAQFPQVSSSSVAGTPTQPPAAVVGGAGSGQGNLDLFNDSSSTTKTEDNAKKPLSKDSILSLYGTNMSPQAPAGEPSDVRVASERCSQTHGLHSASNCYWWLGRTRIRSNYEHTTLEVSFSVRRTDRGRVVVAESAKALLCVSAPHYEPTSVFTLDQPSRTWMLYLDLPPLLLSLSLSLSIV comes from the exons ATGACGACTCGctcagagagagagaaggcCGAGAAACTGAACGAGCAGCACCAGGCCATCCTGTCCAAAATGCTCAGAGAGGAAGACAACAAGTATTGTGCCGACTGCGAGGCGAAAG GTCCCAGATGGGCGTCTTGGAACCTGGGAGTATTTATCTGCATTCGGTGTGCGGGCCTCCACAGGAAGCTCGGTGTCCACATATCCCGAGTGAAGTCAGTCAACTTGGACCAATGGACCTCAGATCAAATCCAG CGTATACAGGATATAGGAAACACCAAGGCCAGGCAGCTGTATGAGGCCAACCTTCCAAAAAACTTCAGACGACCTCAAACAGACCA AGCAGTTGACTTATTCATCAGGGATAAATATGAGAAGAAGAAATACTACAGCAACAATGTGACCAACGGAGGCAGT cCTAAAGATTGTACCAAGAAAGAGAAGGAGACAGAGCGAGGGAGCAAGGTGTCATCTTACACCAAG AAGAATGACGAGTCAAGGCCAGTCCCTAAAATCAGCCCAGTTAAGTCATCAGAACCTGCGGTGAACCTACTAGGACTTG ACGCACCGGCAGCTGCACCAAGCAACAATGGGATCACGAGCACAAGCCAGAACAATAATGACCTGGACATATTTGGTCCTATGGTATCCAACCCCCTACCCTCATCCACATCAACTGCTCAGTTTCCTCAG GTGAGCTCCAGCAGCGTGGCAGGCACGCCCACACAACCCCCAGCAGCAGTAGTGGGTGGAGCCGGGTCAGGACAGGGCAACCTTGACCTGTTCAATGACAGCAGCAGCACAACTAAGACAGAAGATAACGCAAAGAAGCCATTGTCCAAGGACTCCATCTTGTCACTCTATGGAACCAACATGTCACCACAGGCTCCGGCTG GTGAGCCATCAGATGTCAGGGTTGCATCTGAACGGTGCAGCCAGACACATGGCCTTCACTCAGCCTCCAACTGCTATTGGTGGCTGGGCCGCACCCGGATCCGGTCAAACTATGAGCACACAACTTTGGAAGTGAGCTTTTCGGTGAGACGGACGGACAGAGGAAGGGTGGTGGTTGCAGAAAGTGCAAAAgctcttttgtgtgtgtctgcaccTCACTATGAACCGACGTCTGTTTTCACTCTGGACCAGCCTTCAAGAACATGGATGTTGTATCTCGACTTGCCCCCTCTCCtgctttctctgtctctctctctctctattgtGTGA
- the cenpk gene encoding centromere protein K has translation MDEVKQGDPALFELSEAAQLELVNQCEQQFAQLEKLQTEVILRQPDHCENTQEQSFNRLLATEAELKQWLTVEPRLLAENAEVLLKAGKEEMLKLCSELEMVLSCYEAKRDKLRETKELEQKWLEEKGQVLNAATEHAQRLKEQSEKLSEHNILMDTKEKIHKMKVYQGRLFESLGDILEKHVPPPCSHLNSNKKKNIPNDLNEDLLSLHEVLELLMNKVLSTPHDPYVTIDSTFWPPYVEMLLRHGIAVRHQEDNFKIRLETFF, from the exons ATG GATGAAGTTAAGCAGGGTGACCCGGCTCTATTTGAACTGTCAGAAGCTGCCCAGTTGGAATTAGTGAACCAGTGTGAGCAGCAATTTGCTCAGCTTGAAAAG CTTCAAACTGAGGTCATATTACGTCAGCCAGACCACTGCGAAAATACTCAAGAGCAG TCATTTAATCGGCTGTTAGCAACAGAAGCGGAGCTGAAGCAGTGGCTTACAGTGGAACCGAGAT TGCTGGCAGAAAACGCTGAAGTGTTACTTAAAGCTGGAAAGGAGGAG ATGCTCAAGCTATGCTCTGAACTTGAGATGGTTCTCTCTTGCTATGAAGCAAAGAGAGACAAACTGCGAGAAACTAAAGAACT TGAACAGAAGTGGTTGGAGGAGAAAGGACAAGTGCTAAACGCTGCCACTGAACATGCTCAGCGGCTAAAAGAACAAAGTGAGAAATTATCAGAGCACAA CATTCTGATGGACACCAAGGAGAAGATCCATAAAATGAAAGTCTATCAGGGAAGGCTGTTCGAGTCTCTGGGAGACATTCTAGAAAAACATGTTCCTCCTCCTTGCAGTCACCTCAACTCAAACAAGAAGAAG AATATTCCAAATGATCTAAATGAAGACTTGCTTTCCCTCCATGAAGTTCTGGAG CTGCTCATGAACAAGGTCCTGAGCACGCCACACGACCCTTATGTGACAATAGACTCAACTTTCTGGCCACCGTATGTCGAGATGCTGCTCCGCCATGGCATCGCTGTAAGACATCAGGAAGATAACTTCAAGATTCGCCTGGAAACATTTTTCTGA
- the lbx1b gene encoding transcription factor LBX1b → MTSKEVAKCDAGENRRRSPLDHLPPPANSNKPLTPFSIEDILNKPSAKRSYTICGTAHLISSNEKHRASSLPLSSRALLTQTSPLCALEELASKTFKGLEVSVLQAAEGRDGMTLFGQRTTPKKRRKSRTAFTNHQIYELEKRFLYQKYLSPADRDQIAQQLGLTNAQVITWFQNRRAKLKRDLEEMKADVESAKAIGQVPLDKLAKLADLEKCANGTLGHPRVESPARGGQQRELDVGQKLRRSPLSPFSDHTTSKECSEDEDVEIDVDD, encoded by the exons ATGACATCCAAAGAAGTGGCCAAGTGTGATGCGGGGGAAAACAGGAGGCGAAGCCCGCTGGACCACTTGCCGCCCCCTGCCAACTCCAACAAGCCGCTGACCCCCTTCAGCATCGAGGACATCCTCAACAAGCCGTCCGCCAAGCGAAGTTACACCATTTGTGGCACGGCTCATCTCATTTCGTCCAACGAGAAGCACCGCGCCTCCAGCCTGCCGCTGTCCAGCCGGGCTCTGCTCACCCAAACCTCGCCGCTGTGCGCCCTGGAGGAGCTGGCCAGCAAAACCTTTAAGGGGCTGGAAGTCAGCGTGCTACAGGCGGCAGAAG GCCGGGACGGCATGACCCTATTCGGCCAGAGAACCACCCCGAAGAAGCGCCGGAAGTCCCGCACGGCCTTCACCAACCATCAAATCTACGAGCTGGAGAAGCGCTTCCTGTACCAGAAGTACTTGTCCCCGGCCGACCGGGACCAGATCGCCCAGCAGCTCGGCCTGACCAACGCGCAGGTCATCACGTGGTTTCAGAACCGCAGGGCCAAGCTAAAGCGGGACCTGGAGGAGATGAAGGCGGACGTGGAGTCGGCCAAGGCCATCGGCCAGGTGCCCTTGGACAAGCTGGCCAAACTGGCCGACCTGGAGAAATGCGCCAACGGCACGCTGGGCCACCCGCGAGTCGAGTCCCCGGCGCGGGGAGGCCAGCAGCGGGAGCTCGACGTGGGCCAGAAACTGAGGCGCTCCCCGCTGTCGCCCTTCTCAGACCACACGACGAGCAAAGAGTGCTCGGAGGACGAGGACGTGGAGATTGACGTGGACGACTGA